A single genomic interval of Penaeus vannamei isolate JL-2024 chromosome 21, ASM4276789v1, whole genome shotgun sequence harbors:
- the LOC138865554 gene encoding uncharacterized protein has protein sequence MAPGSMSHSSKGSDSLTILSANVRGFQTNIGDLIHSHVIPHNPDIIATVETFLNPTVPENFGQISGFSKWHRKDRTNGTFGGVAVCFRKALSVQLEIDMPDHLELMFFRLWLTTQETVLICVCYRPQWQGGEPIEFLLNNLDGILHHHTCKNILIVGDLNQHLVARFFEDLLTIHGLNNHVDFPTHISGSSLDPVISDLPEGAVSCRSIGAVGSSDHYAIFSRINLKATREEALTRTIWTWNKGCWQSFRSVLENTAWDSILTGDVNTQAFKLTETLKNLQERFIPHKSYKVKAGDQPWFGHTCRLAAEEKSRAWIRFKRNPSTENKLTHKAACKRMKQVQKWAIEQWRQSLSTKLTNRSIGSKDWWSLVKQQQGLTTQDCIPPLYKP, from the coding sequence ATGGCCCCTGGTTCAATGTCCCACTCCAGCAAAGGGTCGGACAGTCTTACCATCCTCTCAGCCAATGTTAGAGGTTTCCAGACAAATATTGGTGACCTTATACATAGCCATGTCATACCTCACAATCCTGACATAATTGCCACTGTGGAAACTTTCCTAAATCCAACAGTCCCAGAGAACTTTGGGCAAATATCTGGGTTTTCAAAATGGCATAGAAAGGACAGAACTAATGGCACCTTTGGTGGTGTTGCAGTCTGTTTCCGTAAGGCACTTTCCGTTCAGCTGGAAATCGACATGCCAGATCATCTGGAGCTTATGTTTTTCAGGCTCTGGCTTACCACCCAGGAAACCGTCTTGATCTGTGTTTGCTATAGGCCCCAGTGGCAAGGAGGAGAACCCATCGAGTTCCTACTGAACAACCTTGATGGAATTCTACACCACCATACCTGCAAAAACATCCTAATTGTAGGAGATTTGAACCAGCATCTTGTTGCAAGATTCTTTGAGGATCTGCTAACAATACATGGGCTAAACAACCATGTTGATTTCCCCACTCACATCTCAGGCTCCTCATTGGACCCAGTCATCTCCGACCTTCCCGAAGGAGCAGTTAGCTGCCGTAGCATAGGAGCAGTGGGCTCCTCAGATCATTATGCCATATTCAGCAGGATTAACCTGAAGGCCACTCGTGAGGAGGCACTGACAAGAACCATTTGGACATGGAATAAGGGCTGCTGGCAAAGCTTTCGCAGTGTCTTGGAAAACACTGCATGGGACTCCATTCTCACAGGAGATGTTAATACACAGGCTTTTAAACTTACTGAAACACTAAAGAATCTGCAAGAACGCTTTATACCTCATAAATCATACAAGGTCAAAGCAGGAGATCAGCCCTGGTTTGGGCACACATGCAGACTTGCAGCAGAGGAAAAAAGCAGAGCCTGGATTCGTTTCAAACGTAATCCATCTACAGAAAACAAGCTGACCCACAAAGCTGCCTGCAAAAGAATGAAGCAGGTTCAGAAATGGGCCATCGAACAGTGGAGACAAAGTCTCAGCACAAAACTTACTAACCGTTCGATCGGCAGCAAAGACTGGTGGAGTTTAGTCAAACAACAACAGGGCCTCACGACCCAAGACTGCATTCCACCATTATATAAACCGTAG